A genomic window from Halogeometricum borinquense DSM 11551 includes:
- a CDS encoding DUF7569 family protein: MSDTDPCDACGEQVTDALARTVRITVDRSEVDSQRLCPNCFAGWIERYRTEMASERTGDEGSGIIVD; this comes from the coding sequence ATGAGCGATACCGATCCATGCGACGCGTGTGGAGAGCAAGTGACAGACGCACTCGCGCGTACTGTCAGAATCACTGTGGACCGCTCGGAAGTTGACAGTCAGCGACTCTGTCCGAACTGCTTTGCCGGATGGATCGAACGCTACCGAACCGAGATGGCGAGCGAACGGACGGGCGACGAAGGGTCGGGAATCATCGTCGATTAG
- the upp gene encoding uracil phosphoribosyltransferase codes for MPIEDRDDAYLITHALAKDTLLRLRDVETEQVAFRKGLVKLGRICGYEIIDGVMETEYVTVETPLTETTGEHVKGLDNVVIINVLRAATPFVEGLLKAFPRAKQGVISAGRDEEAGMDDDGEFPITIDYVKLPEITEKDTVIVADPMLATGSTMCAVLDHVLSNAAAEPTDLFVLSAVSAPDGLLRVGGQFPDADLLTVSIDDHLDDDGYIIPGLGDAGDRAFRTK; via the coding sequence ATGCCCATCGAAGACCGAGACGACGCGTACCTTATCACGCACGCGCTGGCGAAAGACACGCTCCTAAGACTTCGGGACGTTGAGACCGAGCAGGTAGCGTTCCGGAAGGGTCTGGTGAAACTCGGCCGCATCTGTGGCTACGAAATCATCGACGGCGTGATGGAAACCGAATACGTCACCGTCGAGACGCCACTAACCGAGACGACCGGCGAGCACGTGAAAGGACTCGACAACGTCGTCATCATCAACGTGCTGCGCGCGGCGACGCCGTTCGTCGAAGGACTGCTGAAGGCGTTCCCGCGGGCAAAGCAGGGCGTCATCAGCGCCGGACGCGACGAAGAGGCAGGGATGGACGACGACGGCGAGTTCCCCATCACCATCGACTACGTGAAACTACCCGAGATCACCGAGAAAGATACCGTTATCGTGGCTGACCCGATGCTCGCCACCGGGAGCACGATGTGCGCCGTCCTCGACCACGTACTCTCGAACGCCGCGGCCGAACCCACGGACCTGTTCGTTCTCTCGGCCGTCTCCGCCCCCGACGGACTGCTCCGCGTCGGCGGCCAGTTCCCCGATGCCGACCTGCTGACCGTCTCTATCGACGACCACCTCGACGACGATGGCTACATCATCCCCGGACTCGGTGACGCGGGCGACCGCGCGTTCCGGACGAAGTAG
- a CDS encoding ArsA family ATPase yields the protein MRKFVFFGGKGGVGKTTLASAYALKCAREGLDTLVVSTDPAHSTSDVFDQQFGDDPQAVEGETNLAAMEVDPDTEVERHLMETKRAMGDQVSPAMVNEIDRQIEMAHQTPGAYEAALMDRFIEVMRSADEFDRVVFDTSPTGGTLRLLSLPDLLESWIDRLVYKREKSIDLYEKAAIGNNEPRRMMDGDPILDRLRTRKERFEFAGETLRENAAFFLVVNPDELSIRETRRAIDDLESYDLTICGLAANRLTPEPEPHEEGRGARFLRDRVETERERLRELREDFRYPVVAEVATRVSEVKGDLLDAVAHELDLDVTIESHA from the coding sequence ATGCGTAAGTTCGTCTTCTTCGGCGGTAAGGGCGGCGTCGGCAAGACTACGTTGGCGTCGGCGTACGCGCTCAAATGCGCCCGTGAAGGTCTCGACACGCTTGTCGTCTCGACCGATCCAGCGCACAGTACGTCTGACGTGTTCGACCAACAGTTCGGCGACGACCCGCAGGCCGTCGAGGGCGAGACGAATCTCGCTGCAATGGAGGTTGACCCGGACACAGAGGTCGAACGGCATCTGATGGAGACAAAGCGAGCGATGGGCGATCAGGTGAGTCCCGCGATGGTCAACGAGATCGACCGGCAGATAGAGATGGCACACCAGACGCCCGGTGCGTACGAGGCGGCTCTGATGGACCGATTTATCGAGGTGATGCGGTCGGCAGACGAGTTCGACCGCGTCGTCTTCGACACCTCTCCGACCGGTGGAACGCTCCGTCTGCTCTCGCTTCCGGACCTTCTCGAAAGTTGGATCGACCGCCTCGTCTACAAGCGCGAGAAATCAATCGATCTGTACGAGAAGGCCGCCATCGGCAACAACGAACCCCGGCGCATGATGGATGGTGATCCTATCCTCGACCGACTCCGGACTCGAAAAGAGCGCTTCGAGTTCGCCGGGGAGACGCTTCGAGAGAACGCCGCGTTCTTCCTCGTCGTCAATCCGGACGAACTCTCCATTCGAGAGACGCGTCGGGCTATCGACGACCTCGAATCGTACGACCTGACGATCTGCGGCCTCGCAGCTAATCGTCTTACACCCGAACCCGAACCCCACGAAGAGGGCCGCGGAGCGCGCTTCCTCCGCGACAGAGTCGAGACCGAACGCGAACGACTCCGTGAACTCCGCGAGGACTTTCGGTATCCGGTCGTCGCTGAAGTCGCCACCCGCGTTTCGGAGGTCAAAGGCGACCTTCTTGATGCGGTGGCCCACGAACTCGATCTCGACGTGACCATCGAATCACATGCGTAG
- a CDS encoding cupin domain-containing protein, whose protein sequence is MEHIDVDDIDTFPHPMGSTSGGQALSDELDATNVALNRYTLEPGEGSSGGLHTHLDQEEVFYVLSGTVTFQTVEGSVEVSEDEAVRFAPGDYHHGTNQSDDPATVLAIGAPGPQHDWEQIRVPIPCPDCEDVDALGIRFTDDGETALSCPECGRDVEI, encoded by the coding sequence ATGGAACATATCGACGTGGACGATATCGACACGTTCCCTCACCCGATGGGAAGCACATCCGGTGGACAGGCGCTCTCGGATGAACTCGATGCGACGAACGTCGCACTCAACCGCTACACGCTGGAACCCGGTGAAGGTTCTTCTGGTGGCCTCCACACCCATCTCGATCAAGAAGAGGTGTTCTACGTACTCTCCGGCACGGTCACGTTCCAGACAGTGGAAGGAAGCGTCGAGGTGAGCGAAGACGAGGCAGTTCGGTTTGCGCCCGGCGACTATCACCACGGAACCAACCAGTCCGACGACCCGGCGACCGTCTTGGCTATCGGTGCACCCGGGCCGCAACACGACTGGGAGCAGATTCGTGTTCCCATACCCTGTCCCGACTGTGAGGACGTTGACGCTCTCGGTATCCGATTCACTGACGACGGCGAGACGGCCCTGTCTTGTCCTGAGTGCGGCCGAGATGTCGAAATATAG
- a CDS encoding carbon starvation CstA family protein — MVQVIWLVIAVLALFSAGYLGYSRYLAQFVELDDSRETPAHKYEDGQEYVPAKKPVLLGHHYSSIAGGAPIVGPITAGVVWGWVPALAWIAIGNPLMGSVHDFVSLSASLRHEGRSIGYIIGEYVGERGKNMLLWFAFLTIILVVGVFALVVAIVFNAYPEAATASLIYIGLAVLLGAYLYQLDLPFIPGTIAFVVAMFVGVWVGIQYPLALFEPASRAPAQTTVLLSGIGTWWLPASDSLGANTAAWVPIILVYGAFASALPVWVLLQPRDYLSSFLLYTGVGGALLAVIVGTVGGALGISAVTPSQPLVTNLDPFYGFIGRSGAPLFPLLFITIACGTISGFHSLVSSGTTAKQLNRESDARIIGYGGMLGEGLLATVALITVALVAPNVGGGIGLALPTFATGGGVILTSFGIPASFGAPFMALVLVSFLLTSTDTAVRLGRYMMEEIVGTPGSPLGSFAVDRYGNAVAQALPAYLLVTSGSWLTLWQLFGGANQLLAALALLTATVWLANWSESKQLISTGGPMVVMVFITVMGLLWLALHDNVYAKFLNDAWMESATTLSMVSAAVQVVVAFVLMYLALSLVLMGYRNIRRVRENPSEGGFSSGDD; from the coding sequence ATGGTACAAGTTATCTGGCTCGTTATCGCGGTGCTGGCACTGTTCTCGGCTGGGTACCTCGGGTATTCGAGGTATCTCGCGCAGTTCGTCGAACTTGACGACAGTCGTGAGACACCGGCGCACAAGTACGAAGACGGACAGGAGTACGTGCCGGCGAAAAAGCCGGTTCTTCTCGGGCATCACTATTCGAGTATCGCGGGTGGGGCACCAATCGTCGGCCCCATCACCGCAGGGGTCGTCTGGGGGTGGGTCCCTGCGCTGGCGTGGATTGCTATCGGTAACCCCCTGATGGGAAGCGTTCACGATTTCGTCTCGCTGTCGGCCAGTCTCCGACACGAGGGGCGCTCTATCGGCTACATCATCGGCGAGTACGTCGGCGAGCGCGGCAAGAACATGCTGCTTTGGTTCGCGTTCTTGACCATCATCCTCGTCGTGGGGGTGTTCGCTCTCGTCGTGGCCATCGTGTTCAACGCCTACCCGGAGGCGGCGACAGCGAGTCTGATTTACATCGGACTCGCTGTCCTTCTGGGGGCGTACCTGTATCAACTCGATCTGCCGTTCATCCCGGGAACTATCGCGTTCGTCGTGGCGATGTTCGTCGGCGTCTGGGTTGGTATCCAGTATCCGCTTGCCCTCTTCGAACCGGCGTCGCGCGCGCCGGCGCAGACCACCGTCCTGCTCTCGGGAATCGGGACGTGGTGGCTTCCAGCGTCCGATTCGCTCGGCGCGAACACCGCGGCGTGGGTGCCGATCATTCTCGTCTACGGTGCGTTCGCAAGCGCGCTTCCGGTGTGGGTTCTCCTCCAGCCGCGTGACTATCTCTCGTCGTTCCTTCTGTACACGGGCGTCGGCGGTGCACTGCTGGCGGTCATCGTTGGCACCGTCGGCGGCGCACTCGGTATCTCGGCGGTGACGCCGAGCCAACCGCTCGTGACCAATCTCGACCCGTTTTACGGCTTCATCGGCCGCTCCGGCGCACCGCTGTTCCCGCTCTTGTTCATCACTATCGCGTGCGGGACAATCAGCGGCTTCCACTCGCTCGTCTCCTCGGGGACGACCGCAAAGCAACTGAACCGTGAGTCAGACGCCCGAATCATCGGCTACGGTGGGATGCTCGGCGAGGGTCTGCTCGCGACTGTCGCGCTCATCACCGTCGCACTCGTCGCGCCTAACGTGGGCGGCGGTATCGGTCTTGCCCTGCCGACGTTCGCCACGGGCGGCGGCGTCATCCTGACGAGTTTCGGCATCCCGGCGTCGTTCGGTGCGCCGTTCATGGCGCTCGTCCTCGTGAGTTTCCTCCTCACTTCGACGGACACGGCCGTCCGTCTCGGTCGGTACATGATGGAGGAAATCGTCGGGACGCCGGGGTCTCCCCTCGGATCGTTCGCGGTGGATCGCTACGGTAACGCAGTCGCACAGGCGCTTCCGGCGTATCTCCTCGTCACGAGTGGGTCGTGGCTGACCCTGTGGCAACTGTTCGGCGGCGCGAACCAACTGCTTGCGGCGCTTGCACTCCTCACCGCGACGGTGTGGTTGGCCAACTGGAGCGAGTCGAAACAACTCATCAGCACCGGCGGCCCGATGGTGGTTATGGTCTTTATCACCGTGATGGGCTTGCTGTGGCTCGCTCTCCACGACAACGTCTACGCGAAGTTCCTCAACGACGCATGGATGGAGTCCGCGACGACGCTCTCTATGGTGTCTGCCGCCGTCCAAGTCGTCGTCGCGTTCGTCTTGATGTACTTGGCGCTCTCGCTCGTCTTGATGGGCTACCGCAATATTCGGCGCGTCCGCGAGAACCCCAGCGAAGGCGGGTTCTCCTCGGGCGACGACTGA
- a CDS encoding cupin domain-containing protein produces the protein MGYRVVDCDEVETVEDRPCEMQRLSGAAGLENVAINRFRAAPGEQIPLAYHYHETQEEAFYVLSGTMAVETPAETYEVDEGSLFAVEPNSPQRAYNPANATEAVEVLAIGAPAVTGDTRMYDSEEENKSERGNEPGGETE, from the coding sequence ATGGGATACCGTGTCGTGGACTGCGACGAGGTGGAGACGGTCGAAGACCGTCCCTGCGAGATGCAGCGTCTGTCGGGTGCAGCGGGGTTAGAGAACGTCGCTATCAACCGGTTCCGAGCGGCGCCGGGTGAGCAGATTCCGTTAGCGTACCACTACCACGAGACACAGGAGGAGGCGTTCTACGTCCTTTCGGGGACGATGGCCGTCGAGACGCCCGCGGAGACGTACGAAGTGGACGAGGGGAGTCTATTTGCTGTCGAACCGAACAGTCCGCAACGGGCGTACAACCCCGCGAACGCGACGGAGGCGGTGGAAGTACTCGCCATCGGCGCGCCCGCCGTCACCGGTGATACGAGAATGTACGACTCGGAGGAAGAGAACAAATCAGAGCGCGGAAACGAACCGGGAGGCGAAACCGAATGA
- a CDS encoding DUF5828 family protein: protein MEESVSGFKIRGTWGDVVEHGERITRALRDAGVESDAFKQWDEWRPKAHERLSEDVNEKTAAQASVSEGQGEKAGKEPNEDLQTAGEKLSESYQKVDEGDNDGAVERWSESIGYVARAADSAGRKALRKVEDTVYRKVMTQLAPYYFDNELVSANIQKSARGEDEVTFIFEVNINDDDLKSKVSRRLGEYDDEVDRWHVDTEKETTTAEAAEGVEAPPSDPDSNFTTN from the coding sequence ATGGAAGAGAGCGTTTCCGGCTTCAAAATCCGGGGGACGTGGGGGGACGTCGTTGAACACGGCGAGCGGATCACGCGTGCCCTCCGCGATGCAGGCGTCGAAAGCGACGCCTTCAAGCAGTGGGACGAGTGGCGTCCCAAGGCACATGAACGACTGAGCGAGGACGTTAACGAGAAAACGGCCGCGCAAGCAAGCGTCAGCGAGGGGCAGGGTGAGAAAGCTGGCAAAGAGCCGAACGAAGACCTCCAGACCGCCGGTGAGAAGCTATCAGAATCGTATCAGAAGGTGGATGAGGGGGACAACGACGGTGCTGTCGAGCGCTGGAGTGAGTCAATCGGCTACGTCGCCCGCGCCGCCGATTCCGCCGGTCGGAAGGCGCTTCGGAAGGTCGAAGACACCGTCTACCGGAAGGTGATGACGCAACTCGCGCCGTACTACTTCGACAACGAACTCGTCAGCGCGAACATCCAGAAGTCGGCGCGCGGCGAAGACGAGGTGACGTTCATCTTCGAGGTGAACATCAACGACGACGACCTGAAGTCGAAGGTGAGTCGCCGCCTCGGCGAGTACGACGACGAGGTGGACCGGTGGCACGTCGATACCGAAAAGGAGACGACGACTGCCGAAGCGGCGGAAGGCGTCGAAGCGCCGCCGTCGGACCCGGACTCGAATTTCACCACGAACTGA
- a CDS encoding M48 family metalloprotease, giving the protein MSPSTSDGHTSAVTGPTADKSLVREMAAALALVVTIDVVAVAAFGYLVAPWVEPYLPSGTPSVLVGGVAIVAVTGVFLLAHLRYARRGVLAAVGAKTVSESTHPNLHARITRLAAQFDLRPPELAVVDTDVPNSLAVGGPRASTVVISRGLIDDLSDDELDAVLAHELAHVKNRDATVMTLASVLPALANGEYSTSDSVIPSMSGAHYLIGAIGLFVLYVMATPRLSGTAFGGSSLGEFLLVVGFTLLLGGVLLGLLAAPAVVLTRRLSRRRELVADTAGARATGDPAAMASAIRTLADEERTRRDLRSTASTLSGLCFLPHGFSTDAEDDEKATIATQTHPSVEDRLENLRTVTATLES; this is encoded by the coding sequence ATGTCGCCCTCCACGTCAGACGGTCACACTTCGGCTGTCACAGGTCCGACAGCGGACAAGTCACTCGTCCGTGAGATGGCCGCGGCGCTGGCGCTCGTCGTTACTATCGATGTCGTCGCCGTCGCCGCCTTCGGCTACCTCGTCGCGCCGTGGGTCGAACCATACCTCCCGTCCGGCACGCCGAGCGTCCTCGTCGGCGGTGTCGCAATCGTCGCCGTCACCGGCGTGTTCCTCCTCGCCCATCTTCGGTACGCGCGGCGCGGTGTTCTCGCCGCCGTCGGCGCGAAGACGGTGAGCGAATCAACACATCCGAACTTACACGCTCGAATCACTCGGCTCGCCGCGCAGTTCGACCTTCGGCCGCCCGAGTTGGCCGTCGTCGATACCGACGTGCCGAACTCGCTGGCCGTCGGTGGTCCGCGCGCGTCCACCGTCGTCATCAGTCGGGGACTCATCGACGACCTCTCGGACGACGAACTCGACGCCGTGTTGGCCCACGAACTCGCGCACGTGAAAAACCGCGATGCGACGGTGATGACGCTCGCGTCCGTCCTGCCGGCCCTCGCCAACGGCGAGTACTCGACGTCGGACTCTGTCATCCCCTCGATGAGCGGCGCACACTACCTCATCGGCGCAATCGGTCTGTTCGTCCTCTACGTGATGGCGACGCCGCGACTTTCGGGGACGGCGTTCGGCGGGTCATCACTCGGCGAGTTCCTCCTCGTCGTCGGCTTCACACTCCTCCTCGGCGGCGTCCTCCTTGGCCTGTTGGCGGCCCCCGCCGTCGTCCTCACTCGTCGATTGTCGCGGCGGCGCGAACTCGTCGCCGATACGGCGGGCGCGCGAGCGACGGGTGACCCCGCGGCGATGGCGAGTGCGATTCGGACGCTGGCGGACGAGGAGCGAACACGGCGCGACTTGCGTTCGACGGCGTCTACGCTCAGCGGCCTCTGCTTCCTGCCGCACGGGTTCAGCACGGATGCTGAAGACGACGAGAAAGCGACTATCGCCACGCAAACTCACCCGTCCGTCGAAGACAGACTGGAGAACCTGCGTACGGTCACGGCGACACTGGAAAGCTGA
- a CDS encoding DUF4129 domain-containing protein: MSRDRTRAALALLCVVVVLFGGSLFPTAGFGSYPAGIGGGNGVPGAPGDSPGSGIDDRATPTPSPTEAAQTADDGQTETATGTPTPTPTPTETPVSDGPTDDGISMDGAFAGIMLIIGVCAAGLLVFSLAPGIDEQTTFAGLPIGRFQTNLRAFFAAVPRRTTSFLVGLSASVPGVLDRVFSVTVAAAESFGVIAKGLVRGSGRTLAVLGGSLGTVVTVLPRAFGGGLSALFGGLLRAGSGGLTGRRGNEREPNDGSPTPTADVEEETDPTPQSVEEAWAMMAERVPIGNRKAATPGEYARAAVAAGFPESAVQRLTRAFERVRYGGKSGRDELPSVRDALSRIRSFLDSNGGENA, encoded by the coding sequence GTGTCACGCGACCGCACACGTGCCGCCCTCGCCCTCCTCTGTGTCGTGGTGGTGCTGTTCGGCGGGTCGCTGTTTCCGACTGCCGGTTTCGGGTCGTACCCGGCCGGTATCGGCGGTGGGAACGGCGTCCCCGGTGCCCCCGGCGATTCGCCGGGTTCCGGCATCGACGACCGAGCCACCCCGACACCGAGCCCGACCGAGGCAGCACAGACGGCGGACGATGGACAGACCGAGACTGCAACCGGGACACCAACCCCGACGCCAACTCCGACAGAGACGCCAGTCTCCGACGGGCCAACGGACGACGGCATCTCGATGGACGGTGCGTTCGCTGGTATCATGCTCATCATCGGCGTGTGCGCGGCGGGACTGCTCGTGTTCTCGCTCGCGCCGGGTATCGATGAGCAGACGACTTTTGCCGGGCTTCCAATCGGCCGATTCCAGACGAACCTCCGGGCGTTCTTCGCCGCCGTTCCGCGACGGACGACATCGTTCCTAGTTGGTCTCTCGGCGTCCGTTCCGGGTGTACTCGACAGAGTGTTCTCTGTCACTGTCGCCGCGGCGGAGTCGTTCGGTGTCATCGCCAAGGGCCTCGTCCGCGGTAGCGGGCGAACCCTCGCGGTCCTCGGCGGAAGTTTGGGAACCGTCGTCACTGTACTTCCTCGTGCGTTTGGCGGCGGTCTATCAGCCCTGTTCGGCGGACTTCTCCGCGCCGGTTCGGGGGGTCTCACCGGTCGTCGCGGGAACGAACGGGAGCCGAACGATGGTTCCCCGACGCCGACTGCCGACGTTGAGGAGGAGACTGACCCGACTCCGCAGAGCGTCGAGGAAGCGTGGGCGATGATGGCCGAACGAGTCCCCATCGGAAACCGAAAAGCGGCCACGCCGGGCGAATACGCCCGCGCCGCTGTCGCCGCTGGCTTCCCCGAGTCGGCCGTCCAGCGACTGACTCGTGCGTTCGAGCGAGTGCGGTACGGCGGGAAATCCGGACGCGACGAACTCCCGAGTGTCCGGGATGCCCTCTCCCGGATTCGCTCGTTCCTCGACAGTAACGGCGGTGAGAACGCATGA
- a CDS encoding DUF7269 family protein → MILSWLRRHLQIVFAACALIGAVVVVLPEWLLPSFVVTLASSSLASSSLVLVAAGLVGLYGIRVLVSPDEEETSQTTVQYPQTPPETAVHEVRRVVGEDVNGAASTAVPDEKWKQRRHRRRAYGTLRTAAVDAIAETTGCPRETATELVAEGRWTDKPRARAYLAQDTSIHPPLRTRVRDWAAGERTERAVQDTVSAILSIRDGDADVARAELAAIESTASQSVAHADAPAATTDEFADAEPPYTPSEDADTEKIAMERNAALAETDGGAPAKSTTDTDEGDRR, encoded by the coding sequence ATGATTCTGTCATGGCTGCGACGCCATTTACAGATCGTATTCGCGGCTTGTGCGCTTATCGGAGCCGTCGTCGTCGTTCTCCCCGAGTGGCTGCTCCCGTCGTTTGTCGTTACGCTCGCTTCCTCATCGCTTGCGAGTTCCTCGCTCGTCCTCGTTGCTGCCGGACTCGTAGGCCTGTACGGGATTCGTGTCCTCGTGTCCCCTGACGAGGAGGAAACAAGCCAGACAACGGTCCAGTACCCTCAGACACCGCCCGAAACCGCCGTCCACGAGGTTCGTCGCGTTGTCGGTGAGGACGTTAACGGCGCGGCCAGTACCGCTGTTCCCGATGAGAAGTGGAAGCAGCGACGGCATCGGCGTCGGGCGTACGGAACGCTCCGGACTGCGGCCGTTGACGCAATCGCCGAGACGACTGGCTGCCCCCGAGAGACGGCGACCGAACTCGTCGCTGAAGGGCGGTGGACGGACAAACCGCGCGCTCGGGCGTATCTCGCACAAGATACGTCGATTCATCCTCCGCTTCGAACACGCGTCCGCGATTGGGCGGCCGGTGAGCGGACTGAACGCGCCGTCCAGGACACCGTTTCCGCGATCCTCTCTATCCGCGACGGCGACGCCGACGTGGCGCGTGCGGAACTTGCGGCGATTGAATCAACAGCTAGCCAGTCTGTTGCTCACGCTGACGCACCGGCGGCAACGACAGACGAATTTGCGGACGCAGAACCGCCGTACACACCGTCCGAAGACGCAGACACTGAGAAAATCGCTATGGAACGAAACGCTGCATTGGCCGAAACTGATGGCGGCGCACCCGCCAAGTCCACAACCGACACTGACGAAGGTGATCGCCGATGA
- a CDS encoding DUF58 domain-containing protein gives MSLASTLLSSGPARTDIGLVFALFAGAAGIVVSEPAMFVSAIVGFVYVGYRNANREPDPTLTLDRTLSTQSPAPGATVEVTLTVTNETEEPVPDLRLVDGVPERLAVVDGSPRLGTSLGPGESESLTYAIRARRGSHSFDECVVAVRNLSGSAETRDAVEIDTKLDCEGSVDDVPLTGQTITASGRVPTDSGGEGVEFYATRQHHRTDPMRRVDWKRYAKTGELTTVEFRRERAATVICLVDVRVEAHVARREGEPDAVWLSKYAAERAMESLLSTGNRAGVALYGAFPGQRYLEPKTGRDQVLRARSLFEKAEIPDASRTDRNQSRRNVNLETLLKRIPDDAQIAFFSPFLDEDVVTDARRLAAHGHSVTAYVPDLAGKTPGGEISKFERDRRLRKLHGDDVRVVLWSPDEPLRAATDRAKARWSA, from the coding sequence TTGAGTCTCGCATCCACGCTGTTGTCCTCGGGACCGGCACGGACTGACATTGGCCTCGTGTTCGCACTGTTTGCCGGTGCAGCGGGCATCGTCGTCTCGGAGCCAGCAATGTTCGTCTCCGCTATCGTTGGGTTCGTCTACGTTGGCTATCGAAACGCCAACCGCGAACCTGACCCGACGCTGACGCTCGACCGGACGCTGAGCACGCAGTCACCCGCGCCGGGAGCAACTGTCGAGGTGACGCTTACGGTCACGAACGAGACCGAGGAACCCGTTCCAGACCTTCGTCTCGTGGACGGCGTTCCCGAACGACTGGCAGTTGTCGATGGCTCACCGCGTCTCGGAACGAGCCTCGGACCCGGTGAGTCGGAGTCGCTGACGTACGCTATCCGCGCTCGCCGCGGGTCGCACTCGTTCGATGAGTGCGTTGTCGCCGTCCGCAACCTGAGCGGTAGCGCAGAGACGCGTGATGCGGTCGAAATCGACACGAAACTGGATTGTGAGGGGAGCGTCGATGACGTTCCGCTGACCGGACAGACGATAACCGCGAGCGGCCGTGTTCCGACGGATTCTGGCGGCGAGGGCGTGGAGTTCTACGCCACTCGACAACACCATCGGACGGACCCGATGCGTCGCGTAGACTGGAAGCGGTACGCGAAGACGGGCGAACTCACTACTGTCGAGTTCCGCCGCGAACGCGCGGCAACCGTTATCTGTCTCGTGGACGTCCGCGTCGAGGCGCACGTCGCCCGGCGCGAGGGCGAACCCGACGCCGTGTGGCTCTCGAAGTACGCCGCCGAACGGGCGATGGAGTCACTCCTCTCTACCGGCAACCGGGCCGGTGTGGCACTGTACGGTGCGTTCCCCGGTCAGCGCTATCTCGAACCCAAGACGGGCCGCGACCAAGTTCTCCGCGCCCGGTCGCTGTTCGAGAAAGCAGAGATACCGGACGCGTCCCGAACCGACCGCAATCAGTCACGCCGGAACGTGAATCTCGAAACGCTTCTGAAACGGATCCCCGACGACGCACAGATCGCGTTCTTCTCGCCGTTCCTCGACGAGGATGTGGTTACCGATGCGCGCCGTCTCGCGGCTCACGGCCACTCCGTGACGGCGTATGTCCCGGATTTAGCCGGGAAAACGCCCGGCGGCGAAATATCGAAATTCGAGCGTGACCGTCGCCTCCGCAAACTCCACGGTGACGACGTGCGCGTGGTGCTTTGGTCGCCGGACGAACCGCTTCGTGCGGCGACTGACCGCGCGAAAGCGAGGTGGTCGGCATGA